The window CAGCAGCAAGAGGAGGAGGACGTGGTGGTGCAGCAAGAGGGCTTACAGGAAAGGGGCACACAGCAGGGGGGTGGACCACACACGGGCCGGCAGAGGAGGGTGATGCAGGAGGCCGGACGGCAGCAGCTGGGCTGGCAGCAGCTGGAGGCTGGACAACAGGCTGTGGTCACACAGCAGCTGGGCTTGCAGCACACGGGCAGGGCCAGGCAGCAGCTGGGCTGGCAGCAGAGTGGGGCACAGCAGCAGGACTGCACCACACAGGGAGAGGCAGCACAGTTAGGGGCTTGGCAGCAGGACTGCTGGCAGCTGGAAGACCCGCAGCCAGAGGACTGGCAGCAAGACTGCTGGCAGCAGGCTGGGGAGCAGGAGGCGGTGCAGGTGGCCTGGCAGGAGACGGGTACACAGGTTGGCTGACAGGAGGCAGGCAGGCAGCAGACTGGGCGACACACAAGTGTCAGGCAGGAAGCTGGTGGGCAACAGGGGGTTGGGCAGCAGGAGGGTTCGCCGCAGCCGGGTTCACAGCAGCTCTCTGGGCAGTCATCCAGCTGCCAGGACGAGCCCATGCAGGAACTGGGCAAGCAGACATTGCTGCTACAGCTCACGTCACTGGAGCAGACCGAGGTGGCTGAGGCTGTGGGCACGCAGGGCCTGGAAAAGCAGGTGTCTGCCATGGTGGGAGCAGCTGTGTGTGGGTATGAGGGAAGGTGTGGGGCTGGGTGTGAAGGTGACACAACCTGGTGGGTTCTTATATCCCTCTGATCAGGAGGATGTGCCAAGGGGAGCCCGAGGCTTCTTCCTTGTTGTGCAGGGCTGCTTCCCTCAGAGCTCATCATTTGGTGATGTTGTCATTTTCCAGGAGATGGTCAATGACCATAAACATCTCTATCAGTGTAAGTATAAGTGTGACTTTGcttatatgtgtgtttatgtgtgtgtgcacacttGTATGGGCAGGCTAGTGGTTTGAAATGTTGATATCCTAACTTGGGTTCTACTAGGTCTCTGAAGTCAAAGTAGATGCTGAAAGTCAGTGAGTGGCTCTGACTGCCTTGAAGGGTAGGCCAGCCATGGTCCTGCATTCAGGTGCTGTGACTTCTGTTTTCTTTGGTTCTTTGTTGTAGAGTCTAGGACTTGAAGTTTCATTATTTTGCCTTATTTGGCCTGGCTTAGGCCATGGCCTTAAGTAGGAGGGCAGATGATAGGGTAGAAACTGGATTTACCAAAGAGGGAGATCAAGACCTTTAATGATGATGCTTCTCTTGACATGTAATACGGACATTTTGACCCCACTCTCTTAGGGCTGGGCCTACTCTAGCTCCTCCTCAGAGTTcataggatttctctttcctctGCCATTTGCTGTGTTCCCTTATTTTTATGGGCCCAGTAACTAGTACCTCTACCTCAGCTCCATTAATTACTTAATGTTAATtggcttttgaaaaaatatttactttaaagtTATGGCACGAAGAAGCATGAGGACACCCTCCCCCAACACTTCCAGGGCAAAATTCCCTCCTATACCGAAGTTGGCTTCACCAAAATCCCATCTATAGGAAGCAATAGTGCAGGATGGATTTTCCCACTTTGCTGGGATCCCAAGCCTGATACTTGTGATAATGGATACTGGGCTGACCAACTCCAAAGCCATCCTGGATTCCAATTTGTAGATGACcataatttatattttgactTAGTTTGAGACTCTGCTCCCTACTgttagcaaagaaaaataaagcatctgGAGTCTGAGGAGGCCCCGTTCCTCGGGGGTTATACTGTCTTGGAGTTGTTGTTgatgttgcttgtccttcattattattGAAGAGAACCCTGAATCAGggatatgatgccatgacatgcatgtgactTGAATTTGTGCAAAGTCACTGGTTTTACTCTCTTCCAGGGCCAtccgggtccagtggccagatgtggatgGGGACTACTAGCGTCTAGGAGTAGAAGCAGAGACGTCCCGTAACCCTTTAGAGTTTGATTCTCTTGTCAAATGCTTTTATATCCTCAAAGCTTCTCTAAACATGAGGaagcaaaaaattataaaaagggaaCAGAGAAAAATTGATCGATATCGAATGACATTTTGGAATGTCTCCTAAACTGATCCAAGAGCCTTTCCTACTCTACTCAGTTACAGGATGGTCACTCAGGTTCTAGTCTCTCCCAGAGATGGCCACAGTTCTCCTGGAAGCAGGTCTCCAGACTCCTTCATGTGGAAGGACTTTTTTGGGAATTGGATTTTTTTGGGAAGAGGGCAGAAAACAAGTTATTTGGGGCTTAGGATGTCAATTGACAAGCAGTTTGAAATGTCAGATTTAAAAGTGATGAAGTAGGACTAATGATGAAAGGAGACATTGGGATTAGATTTATGAGGGGAGATTATAGGATTAGATTTATGGCCATCATGGAGATGATGGCCAAGTCCATGAGAACTGGTGGCTACTAttagagagaacagagagagaatggTTGAAGAGGTTGAACTGAGCTTTGGAATCACTGATGGTCCTATAGGAGCATGATAAGTCAACAGAGGAGTAAGAGTttcacaaaaacctagaaaggagAAAGTGTTCAGGAGGAAAGACTAGTCAAAAGTCTCcaatgcactggagaaggaagaaCAATGAGGACGTATGATCTGAGTGGTTGGAGGGGGGGTAGTCTTACTTCCATGATATTGGAGCTTGAACATAGGGGTtaagaaatgagggaaaaaatacaaattggcCAGGAAGACAATCAACTTTCTCTCAGAGTCTGACTATTACTGAGAGGAGAAGAAGACCGAGGATGATGTGAGGGGACAATAAAGCTGGGGGAAGCTTTGAACTagcaggaagaaggaaaagactgAGACCTGATTGTGGAGGTGATGTGTTCCAGGAGACAGGAGGTGATGGGATCCAAGCAGCATGAAATGGGGCTGCTCCATCCATGTCCAGATTCCATGAGCAGAGAGGTTTTGGAAGCAAagagattggagaagaggggCCTCAAAGCTAATGGTCTCATGTCCTCAGCATTTTATTGAGAGAAAGTCCTCATTTGAAAGGAGTGATGGAGGAGTTGGAGAAAGtttgaggaaaaaggaaatgccCAGGTTTGGGGTGGTTGGGCAGGAAAAAGGCTTCCCATACTTGATCTCTTTGGTTTGGATTGCATAGAGGTTGGAGAATCAGAATGGGATGGGATGAAAGACAATGGAGTTGCATCTCCTCTCATTGTTTCTAGTAGGAACCAACAGGTAGACTAGAACAAAATCACGTGCGAATTATGGCTCCAGGCCTTGATGAGGGACAGGAGGAAACCTTTACAGTTTTACTGTTCTCTTTTATTCCCATATCTGGAAACCCAGCCAGATGCTTTCTGTATCCCTACCACCTGATGATCCATCCCTCACTTCCAGGCCTTTGTACCAGCAGTCTTCCTGACTGGGATGCCCTCCCTCCTTCCACTGTATAAGGTCTCTTTTCTCCTCGTCTCATCTTTTGCaggaaaccttttctgatcctcCACTTGCTAGTTCTTTCACTCCAAGTGAATAAGAGTAATACATGTTTTTATTCTTGTTATACCTAAactatgtatttgtatttatgtcCTTCTTGACACCCCATTAGAATGAGTGGCTAAAGTGACAGGCACAGTGTTAAGCACCGAGCATCCAAGAAAAAGGCAAGCTGGCCAGGAGCTCCCCTTCTAGTGGGTGAAGCAGCTGTCAGGAAGCAAGAAAGGTCCCAAGGGCCCCAGGGGCAGCAGCAAAGCTGTTGCCCTATTGATGTTAAACAATTTCATACCAGCTCTGGTGACAGGGACTTTCCTTTCAGGGTCCCCGGGCTGCATGTGCCCAGGGCCTTCTTATAGGAGGCTGCTCTTGGGCCTGGGGACCTGGACTGTTTCCACCAGGCTTGGAGGAGAGACAGTGGTCAAGGTCATGCTGCTGATCTGCTCTGCCTCTCCTCTAGCTGCCTTGCTGTTCAGTTCTCACATGAACTGGGAGGGCTGAGCTAGAAGAAGGCCTGGTGTTCGGGGGGCTGCTTTCACTCCTGGGCACTTGCTCCTCATGAGTAAAGttggggttttggttttttaattctttgtctttATGTGTCTTGTGCCTGGCCTTTGAATTCTTGGCAAAAGGgttgttttaaaaagttttttgcaaggcaatggggttaagtggcttgcccaaggccacacagctaggtaattaagtgtctgaggtcggatttgaactcaggtcctcctgactccagggccggggctctatccactgagccacctagctgccccagtaaaaGGTTTTTTGATGGAATGTGTGTCTGGAacatttaaaggaaatatttttttcctcagggaATTCCCCCTCCTATTAATGACATCAAAGTTACAACCAAAGAGAGACCAGAAAccacctaattgtgcaaactcaggtcaggatctctaggtcactcttgactgtTGAGAAGCGgtttggggtttgctatccctggaatgggattaggaaaactcttccagtcttgtgattggcttggccattccccctttgtaatggattccctaagggctcccctgcACATCCTGCGAAGACCAACACCCTATATTCCTCACACTCATCCATCCCTTTCTATTCCTATAGCCACTGGCCAATCCCAACCCTCAAGGATGCTGGGGGAAAATGTAGTCAGCTAAAGATTCAGGGTTGGGgtgaacatgaaagaattcatttaaaagactGACTttgatccagaagaaattttggGGACCAAAAGGTCTATTGAAGTATTGTTGTGGTTAGTATAAGctaagggggagagagagagagagagagagagagagagagagagagagagagagagagagagtaaaggcaGTTGAAAGGagatcagcagcagcagctgtaTGGACAGCAGCATCGGCAGCAATATAAGCAGCCATGAGGAAATGAACAATGAGGTATACAATCATGAGAGGTTACCTGGGAAATCACACTCAAGAGTGGGCTAGCTTCACCAGAAGACAAGCAACTCAGCTGAGTAGAGGGTGAACATTTAAGGGAAACAGATATGGGGGGGTTAATTCAGAGAGCAGAGAAATGGTAATATGTTGAGGGATACTGGCTCAAAGACTCA is drawn from Macrotis lagotis isolate mMagLag1 chromosome 5, bilby.v1.9.chrom.fasta, whole genome shotgun sequence and contains these coding sequences:
- the LOC141489181 gene encoding uncharacterized protein LOC141489181 produces the protein MADTCFSRPCVPTASATSVCSSDVSCSSNVCLPSSCMGSSWQLDDCPESCCEPGCGEPSCCPTPCCPPASCLTLVCRPVCCLPASCQPTCVPVSCQATCTASCSPACCQQSCCQSSGCGSSSCQQSCCQAPNCAASPCVVQSCCCAPLCCQPSCCLALPVCCKPSCCVTTACCPASSCCQPSCCRPASCITLLCRPVCGPPPCCVPLSCKPSCCTTTSSSSCCCTPSCCPASTCCRPTSSVSLLCRPVCCKPACCTTSCGQKSCC